In the Blastocatellia bacterium genome, AAATGATGCGAGCAGGCCGGACATAACCAGACGTCGTAATCAACGCTTCGGAGCGTCTCTTCGAGCTGCTTGACCTCATCCAGATGTTTGTCTTCTTCTGTTTCGGGCAAGCGACGCATCATCGCGCCGCAGGAAGGGCATCGGCGTTTGCGATAGCGGCGCCATCGGCGATAGCCGACGTACGACCCGATGCCGAGCGGGATCACACCGAGCAGTCCTAACGCCTCTGTCGGAAATTCTTCCGATTCATCGTAGCTTTCTGTGGTGGCCGAAGGAATATCAACCGGTTGATTCTTGACGACGGCGGCAATGGTTTGAACGCCCCACAACAGGCCGGAGTCAAAGTCACCTGTTCTGAAGTAGGGAATAACGTAGCTGTCTAGGATCGCACCGCATTTGCCATCCGGTAAGATGGCTTCCAGTCCGTAACCGACTTCAATCCTGATGCGCCGGTCACCAGTAGACCACAGAACGAGCACGCCGTTGTCTTTACCTTTTTTGCCAATGCCCCACCGTTGGAATAGATCGTGAGCGAACTCTTCAATCTCGCGCCCTTCAAGCGAGTTGATGACCACAACAGCCATCTCAGCCGTCGTCTCGGCTTCTAGTGTATCAATGATGGTATTGAGTTGTTGGATGGTTTGCGGTCGCAGTGTGCCGGTCAGGTCGGTGACCCAGGTATTATCGCGGGTTTTGGGGTTGGGAATCTCTTCCGGGCGCTCCGCCCAAACAAGGCTGGCTCCAACAGCCACCAGACAGGCTGCCAGAAGCCACTGTTCCCAACCCCTGCATGTTTTCATTGCAGCGAGACGAGTATTAGGATCTTGCCTCGACCGTGATCAAGACGCTCCATGGCCTTGCCAATGATCGCGCCCTGTGCCTGCCCGGTATCGCTCACGCGCATGGCATAGCCCGGCGTCGGTGATGTGGTGAGCAAGTCTCCCGGTTTGATCGCGCCGTAGGAAGCGTCAACGCACGTGTAGACTCGACCACTCAGCGCAACCGGCTTGTAGGATGTGTCTGCTCGCATACCCAGTACCACGCCCGAATAGAGGCCGCCGGCGCCGGCAACCACGCCAACCACGCCGCGCTCGTGAGC is a window encoding:
- a CDS encoding TPM domain-containing protein, with product MAVGASLVWAERPEEIPNPKTRDNTWVTDLTGTLRPQTIQQLNTIIDTLEAETTAEMAVVVINSLEGREIEEFAHDLFQRWGIGKKGKDNGVLVLWSTGDRRIRIEVGYGLEAILPDGKCGAILDSYVIPYFRTGDFDSGLLWGVQTIAAVVKNQPVDIPSATTESYDESEEFPTEALGLLGVIPLGIGSYVGYRRWRRYRKRRCPSCGAMMRRLPETEEDKHLDEVKQLEETLRSVDYDVWLCPACSHHFTLRYPRWFSGYNQCPQCLNRTCSSTEVTVREATTYSEGRAKITEACEFCTYHRVYYRTIPRISTSASSGGNFGGGSFGGGSFGGGSSGGGGASRGY